One window from the genome of Kaistella carnis encodes:
- a CDS encoding LptF/LptG family permease, whose protein sequence is MIKKLDGYVIKTFFGPFMFIFSVLFFIFVVNIIWIRLAQFTGKGLSYWEILRLLSYLSAIVVQLVLPLTILLSAIMTFGDFGERYELAAMKAAGISLTRIMLPLFFTTLLFSTFLFFFSNNVVPDFQRKAKNMLYNIAATKPALNFTPGQFIQQIPGYSVKFDKISGENGENLTGVFIRKMATSFEDQQSIVAEKGKFVPADNPNYLKLVLFDGHIYEDQLNGVDYNQRMKQPDQAIKFDTLVSHFNISEIIDKALEAEKITDDYSFQNIVQLNNTIKEAKKSNEGTLNNLTYELVSQTNSYVNYIDKTKPKVKISAPAQIDTVKLKKKQEILYSAYNKIESVKESTKAKDSQLKDMHGYFARVVMHQQRIASFSITCIIFFLIGSSLGSIIRKGGLGLPVVIAIAVFILFYVLNLSAENIAWAGNMDPYLAAWLPNLILLPFGIWLTYKALTDSQLFDVEKYKSFFKPIVNRFSKNKEHTRYR, encoded by the coding sequence ATGATTAAAAAACTCGACGGTTACGTCATAAAAACTTTTTTCGGTCCGTTTATGTTCATCTTCAGTGTATTGTTTTTCATATTTGTGGTGAACATTATCTGGATACGATTGGCGCAGTTTACAGGAAAAGGTTTGAGTTACTGGGAAATTTTGAGATTACTTTCCTACCTCTCTGCTATTGTGGTTCAGCTGGTTTTACCACTTACGATTTTACTTTCAGCGATTATGACATTTGGTGATTTCGGGGAACGATATGAGTTGGCTGCCATGAAGGCTGCAGGGATTTCTCTGACTCGAATTATGTTGCCTTTATTTTTCACCACCCTCCTCTTCTCGACTTTTTTATTCTTTTTTTCCAATAATGTTGTGCCCGATTTTCAGCGAAAAGCAAAGAATATGCTTTATAATATTGCCGCAACAAAACCTGCGTTAAATTTTACACCAGGTCAATTTATTCAACAAATTCCTGGCTACAGCGTAAAATTTGACAAAATATCGGGTGAAAACGGTGAAAATCTTACCGGAGTTTTCATTCGTAAAATGGCTACTTCCTTTGAAGATCAACAATCCATCGTTGCAGAAAAAGGCAAATTTGTACCGGCAGATAATCCCAATTATTTGAAACTCGTATTATTTGATGGTCACATTTATGAAGATCAATTAAATGGTGTTGACTACAACCAACGCATGAAACAACCGGATCAGGCTATTAAATTTGACACTTTGGTTTCCCACTTTAATATTTCTGAAATTATAGATAAAGCTTTGGAAGCAGAAAAGATTACCGATGACTATTCATTTCAGAATATCGTACAACTTAACAATACGATTAAAGAAGCCAAAAAAAGCAATGAAGGCACTTTAAATAATTTAACCTACGAATTGGTGAGTCAAACCAACAGTTATGTAAATTATATTGATAAGACAAAACCAAAAGTTAAAATTTCAGCGCCTGCGCAAATCGATACTGTAAAATTGAAAAAGAAGCAGGAGATTCTTTATTCCGCTTACAATAAAATTGAAAGTGTAAAAGAATCTACGAAAGCTAAAGATTCGCAATTAAAAGATATGCACGGTTATTTTGCAAGAGTGGTCATGCATCAGCAAAGGATCGCGTCGTTCTCCATTACGTGTATTATTTTCTTTTTGATTGGTTCAAGTTTAGGCTCTATCATTAGAAAAGGTGGTTTAGGCTTGCCGGTGGTGATCGCAATCGCGGTCTTCATCCTCTTTTACGTTCTTAATTTATCTGCAGAAAATATTGCTTGGGCAGGAAATATGGATCCTTATCTTGCTGCCTGGCTCCCCAATTTAATTCTATTACCATTTGGTATTTGGCTTACCTATAAAGCCTTAACCGATTCCCAGCTGTTTGACGTTGAAAAGTATAAATCCTTTTTCAAACCGATCGTTAACCGATTCTCCAAGAATAAAGAACATACTCGCTATCGTTAA
- a CDS encoding LolA family protein, with product MKNIFKKLSVGILVVATTASFSAQKIDAKAKNILDAVATNYKSKNNVYFKFVYGTGTGKKVTKTEPGIFYSAKDKYKLKIMGIEQIYDGSKIYNISAEDQEITVAKPTGSEQMFSPLNYIEEYKKGYNVKYIGKLNVNGVNSDYIKLTPTTNNGIKEVNIFINDAKKKLVKIEQFSKDNSVSVIAISDYRENQKLSNTMFNFDKDQYKNYFVTEL from the coding sequence ATGAAAAATATATTTAAAAAATTATCCGTTGGAATTTTAGTTGTTGCAACAACAGCAAGTTTTTCTGCTCAGAAAATTGATGCCAAAGCAAAAAATATTCTGGATGCGGTTGCTACAAATTATAAGAGTAAAAATAACGTTTACTTTAAATTTGTTTACGGAACGGGAACCGGTAAAAAAGTGACCAAGACAGAACCAGGTATCTTCTATTCTGCAAAAGATAAATATAAGTTAAAAATCATGGGCATTGAACAGATCTATGATGGAAGTAAAATTTACAATATCTCTGCAGAAGATCAGGAAATTACCGTTGCAAAACCAACAGGAAGCGAGCAGATGTTCTCTCCCCTCAACTATATTGAAGAATATAAAAAAGGATATAATGTAAAATATATTGGAAAACTTAATGTAAATGGAGTAAATTCTGACTACATTAAATTGACGCCAACTACAAATAATGGAATTAAGGAAGTGAATATCTTTATAAACGATGCTAAAAAGAAGTTAGTGAAGATTGAACAATTCTCAAAAGATAACAGCGTTTCCGTAATCGCAATCAGTGATTATAGAGAAAATCAAAAGTTAAGCAACACCATGTTTAACTTTGATAAAGATCAATACAAAAATTATTTTGTTACCGAACTGTAG
- a CDS encoding FtsK/SpoIIIE family DNA translocase, which produces MEKDIKKSPAKTAEQNKTLSKPRIFFGILFLLISVVSALSFVSYLMNWKADQSQAGTMLDKEIQSSNIFGKIGDWLGNIFIFDSIGIAAFIVAFLFFVVGLIILKKNYFKPWKTVGHSLFFICWLPIFMGAVTKGEGVLSGVYGYQIMDFLNSIIGTAGLWLVIVVSIALYFILEFNLNPTNIKTKLNNLNDNTVGKVKGMMPRSEKSFEADEELEEIADSEEEKITVSESAPLSKKVTKDPVTGLPDIPINQDLETIVTPNQTSFYESAENNSVTLSPTPSVPIVDIAPKTDDINFKVEVAKTVDIVDESDRASQELVDKHGFYDHKLDLAKFQMPTLDLLRDYGNEEISVNKEELEENKNKIVGLLKNFNVGISEIKATIGPTVTLYEIVPEAGIRVASIKKLQDDIALNLSALGIRIIAPMPGKGTIGIEVPRKNPSMVSMRSVIASQKFQNSDMDLPVVFGKTISNEIFMADLAKMPHLLMAGATGQGKSVGINAILTSLLYKKHPSELKFVMVDPKKVELSLYSKIERHYLAKLPDGEDAIITDTHKVINTLNSLCIEMDQRYDLLKNAFCKNIKEYNKKFSERKLNPENGHRYLPYIVLVVDEFADLIMTAGKEVELPIARLAQLARAVGIHLIVATQRPSVNVITGMIKANFPARAAFRVISSVDSRTILDSPGADQLIGKGDMLYFNGNEIMRLQCAFVDTPEVEKIAEFIGEQKGYASAFMLPEYSGEETTSTVGAFDPNEKDVLFEDAARIIVSTQQGSTSMLQRQLKLGYNRAGRIMDQLEASGIVGGFNGAKAREVQISDLNSLEQFLEELRK; this is translated from the coding sequence ATGGAAAAAGACATTAAAAAAAGTCCTGCAAAAACGGCTGAGCAAAATAAAACCCTTTCTAAACCACGTATATTTTTCGGAATTTTATTTCTTTTGATTTCGGTGGTAAGTGCCCTTTCTTTCGTTTCTTATTTAATGAACTGGAAAGCAGATCAAAGTCAGGCTGGCACCATGCTTGACAAAGAGATTCAATCATCCAATATTTTTGGAAAGATTGGTGATTGGCTGGGCAATATTTTTATTTTTGACAGCATTGGTATTGCGGCATTTATTGTGGCTTTTCTATTTTTTGTAGTGGGATTAATTATTCTTAAGAAAAATTATTTCAAACCCTGGAAAACCGTGGGTCACTCCTTGTTCTTTATTTGCTGGCTTCCAATATTTATGGGCGCTGTAACTAAAGGTGAAGGTGTTCTAAGTGGAGTTTACGGTTATCAAATAATGGATTTTCTTAACTCCATTATTGGGACTGCAGGTTTGTGGCTTGTGATCGTGGTCAGTATTGCTCTTTATTTTATTTTGGAATTTAATCTGAATCCAACCAATATTAAAACAAAGCTGAATAATCTTAATGATAACACGGTTGGAAAAGTAAAAGGGATGATGCCACGTTCCGAAAAAAGTTTCGAGGCTGATGAAGAGTTAGAAGAAATAGCAGATTCAGAAGAAGAAAAAATTACGGTGAGCGAAAGTGCTCCTCTATCAAAGAAAGTGACAAAAGATCCAGTTACAGGATTACCGGATATTCCGATTAATCAGGATCTTGAAACCATCGTAACGCCAAATCAGACTTCCTTTTATGAAAGTGCAGAAAATAATTCGGTGACCTTAAGTCCGACTCCGTCCGTACCAATCGTAGATATTGCCCCTAAAACAGATGATATTAACTTTAAGGTAGAAGTTGCTAAAACAGTAGATATCGTTGATGAAAGTGATAGAGCTTCACAGGAACTGGTTGATAAACACGGTTTTTATGATCATAAGCTGGATTTGGCTAAATTTCAAATGCCAACACTCGATTTATTGCGCGATTATGGAAACGAAGAAATCTCTGTAAATAAAGAAGAGTTAGAAGAAAACAAAAATAAAATCGTTGGTTTACTTAAAAACTTTAATGTCGGAATCTCCGAAATTAAAGCAACCATCGGACCTACTGTGACATTATACGAAATCGTTCCGGAGGCAGGAATTCGGGTTGCTTCTATTAAGAAATTACAAGATGATATCGCTTTAAATCTTTCGGCTTTAGGAATTAGAATTATTGCTCCGATGCCGGGAAAAGGAACGATTGGAATTGAAGTTCCCCGTAAAAATCCATCTATGGTTTCAATGAGAAGTGTGATCGCTTCTCAGAAATTTCAGAATTCTGACATGGATCTACCAGTTGTTTTCGGTAAAACAATTTCCAATGAGATCTTCATGGCCGATTTAGCAAAAATGCCGCATTTACTTATGGCGGGAGCTACAGGTCAGGGTAAATCAGTTGGGATCAATGCCATTTTAACTTCTCTACTTTATAAGAAACATCCAAGCGAGTTAAAATTTGTCATGGTTGATCCGAAAAAAGTAGAACTTTCACTTTATTCAAAAATCGAAAGACATTATTTAGCAAAACTTCCAGATGGCGAAGATGCCATTATTACCGATACTCACAAAGTAATCAATACATTGAATTCCCTTTGTATCGAGATGGATCAGCGTTACGACCTGCTAAAAAATGCTTTCTGTAAAAATATTAAGGAGTATAATAAAAAATTCTCTGAACGTAAATTGAATCCTGAAAACGGACATCGTTATTTACCTTACATTGTTCTCGTTGTTGATGAGTTTGCCGATTTAATCATGACCGCCGGAAAAGAGGTAGAACTTCCTATCGCCAGATTGGCACAGTTGGCCAGAGCGGTTGGAATTCACTTGATCGTGGCAACTCAAAGACCATCCGTTAACGTCATTACGGGAATGATTAAAGCCAATTTCCCTGCAAGAGCGGCGTTCCGTGTTATTTCAAGTGTAGATTCGCGTACCATTTTAGATTCTCCGGGTGCTGATCAATTAATTGGTAAAGGAGATATGCTGTATTTCAACGGAAATGAAATTATGCGTTTGCAGTGTGCTTTCGTTGATACACCGGAAGTTGAAAAAATAGCCGAATTTATTGGAGAACAAAAGGGATATGCGAGTGCGTTTATGTTGCCGGAATATTCGGGCGAGGAAACCACTTCTACAGTGGGGGCCTTTGATCCTAATGAAAAAGATGTATTATTTGAAGATGCAGCAAGAATTATCGTTTCTACGCAGCAAGGCTCTACATCGATGCTGCAACGACAGTTGAAATTAGGATATAACAGAGCCGGCCGTATCATGGATCAGTTGGAGGCCAGCGGAATTGTGGGTGGATTTAATGGTGCGAAAGCAAGAGAAGTACAGATTTCTGATTTAAATTCTTTGGAACAGTTTTTGGAAGAATTGCGAAAGTAA
- a CDS encoding acyl-CoA thioesterase, whose amino-acid sequence MNYEEKIQESETRVFKVVFPNITNHHNTMFGGTVMEMMDEVAFMTATRFARKSFVTVSCDRIDFKNPIPADTLVELIGKVKYVGNSSLKVNVQVFVEEMYSESRERAVSGDFTLVAIGIDKKPVKIFEKD is encoded by the coding sequence ATGAATTACGAAGAAAAAATTCAAGAGTCCGAAACCCGGGTATTTAAAGTAGTATTTCCCAATATTACGAATCATCATAATACCATGTTTGGTGGAACAGTGATGGAAATGATGGATGAAGTTGCTTTTATGACTGCTACACGATTTGCCCGAAAATCTTTTGTTACTGTGAGTTGCGACAGAATTGATTTTAAAAATCCGATTCCCGCCGATACCTTGGTTGAACTGATTGGAAAAGTAAAATATGTAGGGAATTCCAGTTTAAAAGTCAACGTACAGGTTTTTGTAGAAGAAATGTATAGTGAAAGTAGAGAAAGGGCGGTTTCCGGAGATTTCACTTTAGTCGCTATCGGTATTGATAAAAAGCCTGTTAAAATATTTGAAAAAGATTAA
- a CDS encoding IS982 family transposase: MNNLIQNYEIILKELTATCKHIKSNKQIRLPKMSDLELVALNITAEYMSINSELQLFRCISGTDLDGKIERSVYNKRRRRLFPYIEKIRETLSGKFSDFSDVFIVDSTPIEICKFSRANRSAICSTDDIKPSFGYCAAQKSRYFGYKLHAVCDKNGIFHSFDFTPANVHDVNYLKDIKENFKNCLLIGDRGYISKKFQVDLFNYSKINLSVPMRKNQHGFVEFSRTKSNIRKRIETNISQLCGQFTINVNFAKTFQGLATRIVSKITSFTMIQYLNFFVFKRSLNKLKVNLC, encoded by the coding sequence ATGAACAATCTCATTCAAAACTACGAAATTATTTTAAAAGAATTGACAGCAACCTGTAAACATATTAAGTCAAATAAGCAGATCAGACTCCCGAAAATGTCTGACTTGGAACTTGTGGCACTTAATATTACCGCTGAATACATGTCCATTAACTCTGAATTACAGTTGTTTAGATGTATTTCGGGAACCGATTTGGATGGGAAGATCGAGAGGAGCGTCTACAATAAAAGAAGGAGGAGGCTTTTTCCATATATTGAAAAAATAAGGGAGACCTTAAGCGGTAAATTTTCTGATTTCAGCGATGTCTTCATTGTTGATTCAACACCGATTGAAATATGTAAATTCAGTCGTGCAAACCGTTCGGCAATTTGTTCCACAGATGATATCAAACCTTCGTTTGGATATTGTGCCGCGCAGAAGTCAAGGTATTTTGGCTATAAACTTCATGCGGTTTGTGACAAGAATGGAATCTTTCACTCTTTTGATTTCACCCCTGCAAATGTTCATGATGTAAATTACCTCAAGGATATTAAGGAAAACTTTAAAAACTGTTTATTGATCGGGGACAGAGGATATATCAGTAAAAAATTTCAAGTAGATTTATTCAACTATTCCAAGATAAATCTTTCGGTCCCGATGAGGAAAAACCAGCATGGTTTTGTAGAGTTTTCAAGGACAAAATCAAACATAAGGAAACGGATTGAAACCAATATATCGCAACTATGCGGCCAGTTTACAATAAACGTGAACTTTGCAAAAACCTTTCAAGGTTTGGCGACAAGGATAGTGTCGAAAATAACTTCTTTTACGATGATTCAATACCTCAATTTTTTCGTCTTCAAAAGAAGTTTGAATAAACTAAAAGTTAATTTGTGCTAA
- a CDS encoding urocanate hydratase — MTFQEQIQQGIPPILPAAKPFDPQINHAPKRKEILSEEEKKLALKNALRYFDPKFHAELLPEFRKELEDYGRIYMYRFRPDYEMKARNIEEYPGKSQQAKSIMLMIQNNLDYAVAQHPHELITYGGNGAVFQNWAQYLLTMKYLSEMTDEQTLTMYSGHPMGLFPSHKDAPRVVVTNGMVIPNYSKPDDWEKFNALGVSQYGQMTAGSYMYIGPQGIVHGTTITVLNAFRKIKKEPKGGLFLTSGLGGMSGAQPKAGNIAGCITVCAEVNPKITKIRHDQKWIDEIHGNLDELVKRVKKAQENKETVSLAYLGNVVEVWEKFDKENLHIDIGSDQTSLHNPWAGGYYPVGIPFEEANKMMAENPDLFKEKVQESLGRHAAAINKHTQKGTYFFDYGNAFLLEASRAGADVMSEQPTLGREFKYPSYVQDIMGPMCFDFGFGPFRWVCASGKPEDLQKTDDIACAVLEEIMKNSPNEIQQQMQDNISWIKGAQQNKLVVGSQARILYADAEGRMKIAEAFNKAIKNGEIGPVVLGRDHHDVSGTDSPYRETSNIYDGSRFTADMAIHNVIGDSFRGATWVSIHNGGGVGWGEVINGGFGMLLDGSEDADRRLKSMLFWDVNNGISRRSWARNEGAIFAIKRAMEIEPNLKVTLPNLVDENLL, encoded by the coding sequence ATGACTTTTCAAGAACAGATTCAACAAGGAATTCCACCCATTTTACCAGCCGCAAAACCTTTTGATCCCCAGATTAATCATGCTCCGAAAAGGAAAGAAATCTTATCTGAGGAAGAGAAAAAATTAGCTCTAAAAAATGCTTTACGTTATTTCGATCCGAAATTCCATGCAGAATTGCTACCGGAATTTAGAAAAGAATTAGAAGATTACGGACGAATTTATATGTATAGGTTCCGTCCGGATTATGAGATGAAAGCGCGTAATATAGAGGAATATCCAGGGAAATCTCAGCAGGCAAAATCGATCATGCTCATGATTCAAAATAATCTGGATTATGCAGTTGCACAACATCCTCATGAATTAATTACATATGGTGGAAACGGCGCGGTTTTTCAAAACTGGGCGCAGTATCTTTTGACTATGAAATATTTGTCGGAAATGACAGACGAACAGACTTTGACCATGTATTCCGGTCATCCGATGGGATTGTTTCCGAGCCACAAAGACGCACCAAGAGTAGTGGTGACGAATGGAATGGTAATCCCAAATTATTCAAAACCGGATGATTGGGAAAAATTTAATGCGTTGGGAGTTTCACAATACGGACAAATGACGGCGGGAAGTTATATGTATATCGGTCCACAGGGAATTGTGCATGGAACGACAATCACGGTTTTAAATGCTTTTAGAAAAATTAAAAAAGAGCCGAAAGGCGGTTTGTTTCTTACTTCTGGATTAGGTGGAATGTCCGGGGCTCAACCAAAAGCAGGTAATATTGCCGGGTGTATCACTGTTTGCGCAGAAGTAAATCCTAAAATCACCAAAATTCGTCATGATCAAAAATGGATTGATGAAATTCACGGAAATTTAGATGAGTTAGTAAAAAGAGTGAAAAAAGCGCAGGAAAATAAAGAAACTGTTTCGCTGGCTTATCTCGGAAATGTAGTAGAAGTTTGGGAGAAATTTGACAAAGAAAATTTACATATCGATATTGGTTCTGATCAAACGTCACTCCATAATCCTTGGGCAGGAGGATATTATCCAGTCGGAATTCCTTTTGAAGAAGCCAACAAAATGATGGCTGAAAATCCGGATCTATTTAAAGAAAAAGTGCAGGAAAGTTTGGGTAGACATGCCGCCGCTATTAATAAACATACCCAAAAAGGAACCTATTTCTTTGATTATGGAAATGCATTTTTACTCGAAGCAAGCAGGGCTGGAGCTGATGTAATGTCAGAACAACCCACTTTGGGAAGAGAATTTAAATATCCAAGTTATGTACAGGATATTATGGGTCCCATGTGTTTTGATTTTGGTTTTGGACCATTCCGGTGGGTTTGTGCAAGTGGTAAGCCCGAAGATCTTCAGAAAACTGATGACATTGCCTGTGCGGTTCTGGAAGAGATCATGAAAAATTCACCAAACGAAATTCAGCAGCAGATGCAGGATAATATAAGCTGGATCAAGGGAGCGCAACAAAATAAATTAGTGGTTGGTTCACAAGCAAGAATCCTATATGCCGATGCAGAAGGCAGGATGAAAATTGCGGAGGCTTTTAACAAAGCCATTAAAAATGGAGAAATTGGACCAGTGGTTTTAGGTAGAGATCATCACGATGTTTCCGGAACAGATTCTCCTTACCGCGAAACTTCTAATATATATGACGGATCCCGTTTTACAGCAGATATGGCCATTCACAATGTGATTGGTGACAGTTTTCGTGGTGCAACTTGGGTCTCCATTCACAATGGAGGAGGCGTCGGTTGGGGCGAAGTGATTAATGGAGGTTTCGGAATGTTGCTCGATGGTTCAGAAGATGCGGATAGACGGTTAAAATCGATGCTCTTCTGGGATGTTAATAATGGAATTTCACGTAGAAGTTGGGCGAGAAATGAAGGGGCAATTTTTGCTATTAAAAGAGCCATGGAGATCGAGCCTAATTTGAAAGTTACATTACCTAACTTAGTTGATGAGAATTTATTGTGA
- a CDS encoding fasciclin domain-containing protein: protein MSQTIYAIASRDSDLSSLKAAIDKADLAATLDASVGTYTVFAPSNAAFNTFLQANGFASLNDVPVAALKQILLNHVLATRVTSGDIATGYVSTLAKGAASSTRNLSMFINNASGVKINGISNVTKADIMATNGVIHKVDAVIGLLTIVTHALANPNFTSLVAALTRNDMPDFVGILGGTASSPFTVFAPTNAAFTSLLGELGLPNLAAVPTATLENVLKYHVVAGASVASTDLVNNMSVTTFQGGMSTITTTGGAKITDANNRVSNIILTDVQCSNGIVHAIDRVLLP, encoded by the coding sequence ATGAGTCAAACCATTTATGCGATTGCCTCACGAGACTCTGATTTATCTTCTTTGAAAGCAGCCATTGACAAAGCAGATTTGGCGGCAACTTTAGATGCTTCTGTCGGAACTTACACCGTATTTGCACCATCAAATGCGGCATTTAACACTTTCTTACAAGCAAATGGTTTTGCTTCTTTAAATGATGTTCCTGTAGCAGCACTAAAACAAATTTTATTAAATCATGTACTTGCCACAAGAGTTACATCGGGTGACATTGCCACAGGGTATGTTTCAACTTTAGCAAAAGGTGCAGCATCATCTACAAGAAATTTAAGTATGTTTATTAACAATGCTTCCGGAGTTAAAATTAACGGGATTTCAAATGTTACGAAAGCTGATATTATGGCGACCAACGGCGTCATCCACAAAGTAGACGCAGTAATTGGATTACTAACGATCGTTACTCATGCTTTGGCAAATCCAAATTTCACTTCACTTGTAGCGGCTTTAACCAGAAATGATATGCCGGATTTTGTAGGGATTTTGGGAGGAACAGCTAGTTCACCATTTACGGTGTTTGCACCTACGAATGCTGCTTTCACTTCATTACTCGGAGAACTTGGTTTACCTAATTTAGCTGCAGTGCCAACCGCAACTTTAGAAAATGTTCTTAAATATCACGTTGTAGCAGGTGCTAGTGTAGCTTCTACTGATTTAGTGAATAATATGAGTGTAACAACTTTCCAAGGAGGAATGTCTACAATCACAACCACAGGTGGTGCAAAAATCACGGATGCCAATAACCGAGTTTCAAACATTATATTAACAGATGTACAATGCAGTAACGGTATTGTTCATGCTATAGACCGAGTTCTTTTACCATAG